The DNA window actcgggtgcacgaacgtgcaccatgagagggtgcacgaatgtgcactaaggtgcacaaacgtgcaccatctggggtgtacgaacgtgcaccaattgtgcacgatcgtgcactaccctgaggtgcacgatcctgcacccaaggtgcacgatcgtgtaccgtGCCGAGATACCGATAAGGGGGATTCTTTTTGGGGCTTTTTCCCTAAGAACTTAACGTAGTTTTGTTGAtctaaaaacgttttaaaacgataacttgtttgggaagaaagtgaaatgagttttaaaactaaacttaaagacttttaaaaggaaattttaaaagtaaagttaaacgtttataacgaactttaaaagagttaaagtcggcgtttaaacggttttatagatttagcaatcggttttgctaaatacttagtatatgaccgaaaattgttttgacaattaggtctatactataaatggttttctttaggtattgtgatacctaaaataacttctagagagaagttagaacgttttctcaaaatgagaattaatactatggtttttaaaagaaaatagacaattaaatgattatatgtttgacctagatctgggtttatgtacctagaaattttataggaaacatatattgatgtattttatcctgtttgctttgtgtgtttagtccgaccagctagcgagcagtctgaccTTAACCataggattaagttccagacctagcggtgtttgtgagttcatttgtttacttttggatattaatattcaattgtttttaattcCACAAATTGccctaagtatgaaacttagccaaggaagatccactgaaacgagctatctattgggcaacaataggactgtgtgatcaccggtgttaatgaacaagatgagaggtaaatattataagcatacatattgagattaggttttaagccagatgcttgctaagcggcttaaacctaatgggtagtcctgaggtggcagtgatttaagttccggcccagcaaccttATACAGAGCCAAGATGgatgtgatacatatgtatacagctcatcctgtattaaacaagagttcagcatatgcattatatatgatattacTATAACGTaacaggactagggtttcatttggatcgagaactgataatatttttatataccgatattttgtctatacgcgattttggtatttaactgtaaacctatttactcactcagaaatatttatatttctgactccgttgttgtttatctttttcaggtacctagctatcgggtctggtcgagcttccactcttttccatcagggaagcttatcttgttgttatgtaaataacactttaaactcttagatgctgcaatagtgtctataggtttgatatgcctgtggccacgtcatggttcctctgtctatatactctgataggaacctgactttgtctaactTTAATAAGtagctacttaataggcatattgtgttttatggtgtcccctacgggtgggccaagtttcgtgtctttggtctgcaaagacactgtgtgtagttttgctggccttacgtttgtatgcctgctgtgcatgtttttaatatgtttgatataacgctttgaaaaggaaagtgttcgatataatttattaaacatattgttcgggcgCGCGGTTTGAGACCGCCTGCGAGGTAAGGCACGTGAGATAAGTCcttgtaccaccgcaccggttttcaaaaatgcgcgtgggtcagaataactagggttattcaaccagcatttctgaaaacgcgatttcgcttatatgaatattttcagaatgtgttttccacgttaaacggaaaaacaattattttaatgatgttttctgaaaacgggtcgtacgcgaggtacgatctagatttatatttgcgaaaaatttatagaggttttaggcttgctccaggtttcggaacaaccattcccattccctagcgtcgttctcggctcgagtttcgagagGGAAATTGGGGAGTGAcaaatacatctctgatacataatttatacatgacaGATACAtattgatacattaattgaattaactgactaattcgatgagtttgtttttatatttagaaaagtttataaacatatatgcaataatactaattaaaatgaaccaaatatttattgttttatctaTATTTGACTGGTTTGTTTTTATGATTTGAACGGAAGCCCTAGGTGGAAGGAAGAGAAAAGACGAGTAGAAGTGCAAattattcgataaatatttgatacatctccaatatatatttgatgcattcagatacatatgtgatatattttcgatacataatttatacgtgatatttataaaaaaaatattaaacatgatagatacatttttaaaatgtacttACTAGATACATCGcttatacataatttatacatgatagatatattttttaaatgtacttaatggatacatcgctgatacataatttatacacgatagatatatttttaaatgtatttaaatagatacataatagatatatttttgCTAAATATATACAcggtatatatttttaaaaaatgtatttaatagatacatcgctgatacatattttatacataatagatatattttataatatattaaatagataaattgttaatacaaattgttaattattttattttatatttttatatttttaaaatttagttaattgttttaaatatatttatatttatattttaaaaattaattattattattaaatacatttaaaattttcaattaaaaattaaaatttatatataataaataatttttaatataatttaatataaagtttttatatttaaataaaatatttattaaaagagAAAGGATCTTTTTTTTAAAGCAAAGGCTCATGCATCAGTTACTAAACTGATGCATGAGTAAGCAGGGCTGACCCGCGTCAGCCCTGCATGGCCTGACGCGCGTCAGGTCAACACATCAGACTTGACGCGCGTCATGTTATAACAATATTTGTTTtagtaaaaatttatatatttaaaaaaaaaaatattcatgtGTTAATAGTGGATAGGTGTTAATTATTGTTgtagagaaaaaagagagaatcTTCACTGATACACGTGTCCCTATTCTAATGGAATGTGCTAATGAAaactttttgtgttttatgGTAAGAATAATAAATAAGTGATATAAGTGGTAATGTATGTAAATGCATGTCATTTTTgtggtatttttgtgatttactcaattaatttttactctttataattgaaaactttttatttatttaaagatgctcttaaaagtaaaaaaacatCATTTAAAATGCTCTAAAGGGAAAGCACTAAAAATGTGTATTCtcatatttttaatcaattataattatattttacatatttaacaattaattttatttaaatatatcattatatctttgatttataaacttttagtatataattttaatttaataaaataaaaaatgatcattttattatacatctaattatttaatatactCTTAAAACTatcatttataatatttcaccaataaaatttaaaaaatattttaattttaaattttatcatattttaaattttaaatattacatatttttaatctaaataatttatatttattaaaattaaaaaaatccgaTCCAACATTGGTTGAACCATGAACATCCGGTGAAGCCAGTTCGCGttccggttttaaaaacattggtaAAAACTAGTCTAAAATGATTCTCTACCAAAAAATTGAACTTTGAGGGCCTTCAAATTTGAACCAAACTAAGCTAAGAGTGATTACTGAAGTTGATAACCAAAGTGTCAAAACAACTGATATAGAACATCACAGAAGAACTAATGGTCTATGTTATTTATATTCATTGAATTATCTAGTTGTTAATCTTTATCTGGTAGGTAAAAGATTGTAGGGGGTGTAGAATATAGCAATTGCTCAGATCATTTACTTATTCCATCCATCAGTAGAATAAATTTCTTTTCGAATCTTTTATCGTAAATTCCATCTCCTGAATTGCGAATGTCAATCAATGATAACATTTTCGGTACTTAGAGGATCCATGGAAAGAAACTAAAACCTGAAGGCGATATAGACAAGTAGAGAGCTTTCTCTTCACaagcaaacagtgagtttgttAAACAAATTTACACAGAATTTCTCATAGAAATGAAAACCACAAAACTCAGAACATCCTCTGATGTGCTACAGAAAACCCTCACTTAGATCTTAGCattactaataaataagaaAGAATGTTTAGGAGTGGTGATATTTAGAAACAAACCAACCTTCATCTTCGCTAAATATAATGCTGCACCCTCcaagttaaattaaattatatactcTTTCCGACAATTTTTGATGGTGGCAGTGTTCTGAAAACCCTGTCCCATAGTGATGAAGTAATtccaaatccaagagtttgaaTCCTGAAGTGATGATTCAAATGGTATTTCTGcaacataatataaaataaattttattcagCATATGAAATAcctaaaaaatgataaattaaaatgttaaacaaTGCGACATATTCCATATTCAGCGTTTCTTTACATGATGGATAAGGCAGCATTTATACATGAGTAACTAAAGCCTGTTGAGCAAATGAGAAATATTTTCTTACCTTGAGATCTTTAGGCACTCCACGTGCGGGCTGACCATGATGCAAGTAGTAATGAGTGCAATCGTACATCACATAACCCAATAAACCACCTCCGAACAAAGCAGGAGCAGTCGAGGGAGTAGCAAAAAGAGCAATCAAGTTCCAGAACTGGCAAGAACAGCAATTTGCAGTTAATAACTGGTATGAAAAGTACAAAGAAAACATCATTCTGCCTGATTGATTTACAACCGAACAAGGTTTTAATCAAAACCATCATAATTTACAGCCGAACAAGGTTTTAATCAAAACCATCAGTTTCTAGACTATCACAATTTGCATATTGAcatttaaatgcaaattcaaaACATGGTAAGCATTCAATGTAGTTAAGACATTAGGTTACTTCTCTATGAGTGCTGGCTAACACAACACAAACAACTAGATAACTAGCCAACAGTTTATGTCCAAAATGAAAATGAACTTCAATACGTTTATCATTCTGCTGACCCTACAGCTTCCAGCATATCCAGTCTGTACCTAATACTGCATCGGTGGCTGAATACAACTAACATCATCTCATTCACAAACTTTATATATGAAGAGCGAACCAATTAACTGTAATAATCGATGCTGCATTGTATCATATCACTTTTTCCCTTTTAATATAAACTATAAAGGTAAAGATTTTCGTGAACCGTTATTCTAGACCAGCAAAAATTCTTTCTATAGGCAGATTCCTCCTTCATTACCAGACATCATATTCCAGTAGTTTCATAATGCACATAAAGCAATTGAATGGCCAGATTATCTAAGTGAATAATGCCTAAGAAAGCTGTATGCTCTTGCAATAGCATGACCACAGTTTAATGAAGAGCTTTATGCATTTTACAGCTCAATTATTCTGTTACAATGATAGAAAGTACAGACGTAGGTAGAATGTACATACTGGCACTAATAAAATGGCAGTGGCAGCTGGAGGAAAGACAAGCCTCAAACCATCCATGGGGTGCTTATGATGGCAGCCATGAAGAAGATAGTGTGCGGTGTTCCCCCTAGAGCAATATGATAAATTGATTTAACACACGTGATAAAAAGCAGTGCAGAAAAATCTGCGCCTGGCACATATATGCATTAGTGTGTGAGAGAAGAAACTGACCAATAACTCGTTGTTTTGATGTGGAAAAGAAAACGATGCAAACTGTATTCTAGTAATGTCCAGATGAAAATGCCAAAGCCAACCATTGAGGCTATCTCATAGGGTGTGTGGCCCATTCGTACAGACTTTGAGACGAAATAGCACACAACTGGAAGCCAAATAACTGGAATGGCCCACCAAACTGTGCGTGTCAAGAACTGTTCCAAAAGACATCAATGATTCAGCCATTTATTCTTGATAGATGCATATGAAGAACCTTAtcctaaaaaatgaaatttctaGAAGAACCTTCATTTGTAAGAGATGCATGATTGTAAGGCTAGTAAAAATTTCCATGTATGTAGACATTGATAGAGGTCACTGGTCATACCTCCCAAAAATCACTCGCAAAAAATCGAGGGCCTTCCTTGCTCACAATAGGCTGGTGAACCCATTCCTCGTAAGCTTCCCCAAGATGACCAACCTGTCATAAAATCacaaaagcaaaacgtttagagtCGCCAATAAAGCTCATAGAAACACAGCAGAAAATCAAGCAAATTTCACAatccttttaaaaataaagttaatagCATTAGAACGAGCGTAATAAATGCACTTAAATTTTTCATTCAAGATCATACTGACAGGTGagaaatataaaacaaaaaaattaactaagaaGGAACATTTTCACatgaaaaaagattaaaagaaaaaaaataagaacaGAGAAAGCTAATTTGCTGTAAAATAATGAAACTGAAAAAACCAAACAATCCATAACATAGGCTAAACTGAATGATCCAATTATGTAAGTTCCTACAAAATGCTGCACCAAGGCAGTGCAGCCTCACCTGGAAGACAAGAGGCTTATTGAGATCTACAGTGAAGCCCTGCGCAACCATCCTGGCACTATATTATTATGTACCTGAAGAAGCACACAGCCAAATAGGAGGAAGAgatgaaaaaaatatcaaataagtaaCTTTTCTGAGCAAAAGATGAAGAGAAAATGAAGGCAATCTGTCAATATTTgaccaaaacatttacaatgtaACCTCAATTATGACTATTTTTATGGTTTACAACTAAACCACAGAATTCTGCAACTTAATACATGGAAACATAAGTAGGAAACTTAAGTATGACCAAATAAGGTTTATACTGTCAGCGACAATACGTAAGTTTCTATCATCTTTATATTTAAGAGAGAACACACTCCATAGTTTTTCAGCGATCAATAAAgtcaagaaaagaagaatataAATGTAACTTATGcatgaataaaagaaaaatcacATACAATAGTTAGAATTATTCAACTGCATTTGATATTGTTGCATCATAATGCATACTACGATTATCAACATCAATAAATTGTTATAAACTTGAATTTGatgaaatttaatttcatgtagAGGCAATAATTCTTATAGCATTAAAAGAAAATGGACCATATAGTAATGCTTAGAGGTTAAGTATGCAATCACTATCAACAGCAGTGCATGAAATTGGGTTTTTTGCATACCCACtaacaaaataaatcatatGATATGTCACTGGTCCCACACAGAAATCTGCTCCAGTCTATCCTGATTTACAAAAGGTTTATATCaatgatatataatttaagctttcaaaatttcaaattttataaaataatatagtaaTAATTATTATCATTAAGAAACTTCAAactgaaatgtttgtaaataactaaatattcaaattatcaaatataaaaaacactgcattttttgatatttgataatttgaacCTACAGAACACGTCAATCATGTAAACCTACAGAACTTTACGGTGTCCATTAAAATCTAGGCTTAATTGCGcgttttcaattttaacacGAACTCTATGTCAGaccaactttcaaatttttacaattttaaacacCGTGCaatttttcatcattaaaaTTGCTCGGCGTTCGAACTTGTTAAAAACAGTTCAtatattaaattgccaaaattggAAGTTCCgtgttaaaattgaaaacacAACTTTTAAAGCAATCAAGCCTAAAATCTACGAACGCAAAATTAAGTGCATTGCAAAAATTCAATttcttggaaaaaaaattagtacaattacttacttaaaaacaaaatgaatCAAAGCACGAAATTATAAAcacaaattaatattataaaaaacagATAACGATGCAATGCAGCTAACAAAACCAGCTCAACCCACAGAAATCCATCAAATTCAAAAACAGATCAaatcaaacgattaaaaaaaaCCCAGATACAATTTACAACAAAACGAAAAACCCAGATCTTAAAAAgcaataaaaacacaaaaaatgtcTCACCCAATAAGAGAAATGCGGGACGGATCTAACCGCGAGAAGCTTCCGTttcaattcaaataaataaatttttattgcgAAAAACAAAAACGACCACAACCACAGCAAAGTTGCGGtgtttttgttggatttttcctgttttttgattattttttctCTGTTTGGGGTGGAAAGTGAAATTTATGGAAATTTATGGAAATCTTTTTGGGTGTTAATTGATTGGACTGGGTTTGAGAAATCTAGAccgtttattttttatttgaaagaatCTCGTCTAGAGGATTATTCTCACGTTGGATTCTAACGGTTGCCAGCCTGGCACTTTATACATTCAGATTTAAAGGTGGGTAAAGGACTGTTTTGGTCCTTTGATTTATCGGTGGAGTTCATATTTAGCCTGTTTTGAAAATTGGATCAATAATGGTCCAAAATGAGATAAgttgagaaattcttagatagattcagtcattaaaatagtggcactaccGTAATTTTGTTTGTCACTtctttacacttttaaataataatataacgaTATTTCCACTATTTTAATAACATGTTATATAATGTGATTAGTTTAGTCTATAGATGACTTGATAGATTAAgtatacctaaaaatttctaagagttatattcaattttatatttttttagagtacatgaaaattgatttcatttcatatttactacattagttttaatgaacttttatttttaatttaatattttataccaattttaatattatttatatttaatgtctttatttttatttttcatgtattttgaaaatattagaGTTAATATAATGGATTTgagtttaaaaaatatataaattaaataatttcaaataagctaagtttaatttatctaattttttatgaataatttaaaaaaatcatgataACCTTTGCtcactttttttaaaatcaaaaaaatattaaatcaaatttgGAGCAATTATATTTGTAAGCAATTCGAGaaagtttaaaaattcattataaTGACCTGATATGTATAGACACCTCTTTCTGGACGGACATAAAAGTAAAAAGGGACTGAAGCATctaataataaactattaaaatatcCTTTCTGGTGACGAGTTTGCAATCCGCTTGTCAAAATTCAAGTGGATTAGATTGACACATAGCGGTAAACTTGAACGACTAAAGCTTATGTGTTCCAAATAACACACATAAAATCCAAAGGACTATGATAAAAATTTAAGAGATTAGACTAATTATAGTGTCTTATaaatttatgggccaatttgtaGATTTTATTGATCAAATTAGCCAAAACTTAGCCATAATAGCCTTGAAGTCTGTTTTTGAGATTTTcaaagattaaaaataattttcccACCTTGTTACGACATATATTggttaatcaaaattttgtaaaataaataataaaatattagatattaattatatattaaatgaacAAAAGATCAATTGACCTTCTCAACTTgacacaaaatataaaaaaagcccaattttataaaatgaggtaaaaaaattcaataattgtCAAAATCAGTCAAATACACCCCTCTCCTACCCTCGCTCATTCTCCCTCGTGTTTAAAACGCACTCTCCattaaaatatggtaaaaaaatttaaatagtctttaatatttttttaatccttcaatttagtacttgaagatttttcaaaaaaaaaaaaaaacaattcctacaattttaaaaattcacatattaaatagtgtttaaaaaaattaaagaactttattgtattatttttatccCTTTACCTCACACCCATCGAAAATCGCCGCCACACACTGGTAACCGTAGTCGCTTCTAAATCCGTCGGAGAAGGAGCTGTTGCTCCTTCTCAGGCAAGGAGGACCACCACTCCTCCTCAGACGCCGATGGATACAAAGGCGACAACGGATTTCTGACGGGTGTGCGGCAGTgggttaattaaaattaatttatattaaattaatattaaattaatattaaattaggttTACTTAGATTTAGTAttaaattaggcttaattaaaTGTTTGGGGGAGGGGCGTTTTTCAccctttttggatttttttaccCATTTTAtcaagttttggatttgttttattctaTTTCAAGAACATGAGGCTTTGTGATATTCTCTCCCAAGTTAAAGGGGTGAATTGATCACTTGTTCATATTTAAACTTAATCACAATCTTAAACACCACACATACTAATCTTACCATAATTTGTAAAAGATggaccagtgttttaaaaaccgaaccggtggccgaaccggtgaggccaccggtttccggttcaaccggttgaaccggttcaataaccggttcaaccggtttgataaatttaaaaaaaattaaaaaactttctggttcaccggttttttaccggttcaattcGGTCTGATCCGGTTCAACgtccggttttttaccggttcaatccggttcaaccggtccaacccggtccaactcaaagatccggttttttgcagtttcagaccggaccactggccggttcgcggtttaaccggtccgaccggccggtccggtccggtttttaaaacactgagaTGGACAATCAAATCAAGAATAAACAACTAAAAGAATTTGTATTAGAAAAACTAAAAATCTCAACTACCATACATAATTTACAGCCATCATTGTACATTAAACATCAATCAAATCAATTATTCAAGAATAAACTCTATAATAATCTATACTAGATTTTATATTCGGATCATCAAAAAATGACTCTATAACTCAGAACATTACTATTAAAAATCCAAATTAGTCCCTATACACTCATGAGTAACATTCATTTTATTGTTGTCAAtgaaaatcactaaaattgcaTGTGTTAGAGTTTTCAATGTTCTTGAATGATTTATCATgatttcaattgattttaatCTAAATCCATATTTAggatattttttattgtttttatgtgtttataaattaatcatCACTCTTAGATACTTTACTACGTGATAATCCAGTAAGGGCAAAACAACCTCCAAAAACACATGTTTGATATATTATAGCAAAATAGAAACAACCAGGCCCATAGGCCCACGAGAATTCTAATCCGGAACGGAGCTTCTTCTACTCTAGGGATACCTTGTGTCTCATCCCAGATTAGTGTCACTAAGGAAGTTGTCAAGTTTGAGGGATAGAGAatattacttatttatttgcTTTTCAAGCATGTCCAAATCCAGCATTAATAAGTTTAATAACTTAACCATATTAACTTAACTCTAAATCCAGTAAATtacctaaaaaaattaagacgacaataaaaatataatgaatGGTTGTATATGCACTCAATatgactaattaaaatcaatctcaTATAAACATTCGGTTTATACTTTGTGCAtgcaaaatgaataaaattcaCCTCTATCTGCTTCATGATAGAAACCTCAGGAATAAATacttgtttaaaaatattttctacatGCTCATATGCAAGTTTAGATCGAGTCACATTTATCAGCTTTCTAGACTTGTTTACTTTCCAGCATATTATCTTGTGGACTGCATGTATGATTAAGAAAAGCCACGTACAAGAATTTTGGTAGTGTTCATTGGACATGTTTTTTTAGTCTAATGCATGATGATCTCATCTAAAACACTTCTTCtccataaattcaaaaaataattatataaataattatataaatcgtttaatgtaaattaattatactaattttttatatttaattggaAAAACGCCTCCAACTCTGCCACCCTCAGACCCGCCATATGATTTGTCTTCCATGAAACAAGGAGAATTGAGAGTTGATACCTTATGAAATCAATGAACATAGGTAACTcatatttgaaataaatccaagactACAAGAACACATCCACATAGGACAAATTAAACCATGAATCAATCAAAACGATAAACTAAGGattaaaaacaaaaagtaaATGATTAAATCATTTAACAAATGATCGAGGGCGCAAATGATTGATGAAAAATGAAGGGAATAAAGTGTTTACTCAAATTTAGAGATTAGTGGTCGAGTGGGGGCTGGAAAAATCGCATTTAGGGTTCTAGTTTCGCATCAAAGGCGAAAACAACTTTTTATATTGAAAAGACGCACTCAATAATCGTTGGCCGGGTCATTAGGCAGCTCGTGAAGTGCTTggatactaaaaaaatccagcggtgaaataaaagataatcctcttagaAATAACATGTTCCAAGATGAGCCCAATTCAACGATTCAATTGGGAGTTATCAATGCATTACTGAACTAAGACATGTTTGAAAAACATGCGAACACTGATTCGATAAACGTCTGAAAATAAATCAACTCAAtaaaggtaccacatatgctaatcgtGTTGAATCAAGTCAAAAAACATGGCGTGTTACATTTATTCACCTTGCATATGATGTATAGAGTCTTGGCAATTACAAATGGATTGTCACAAGTTTTGcaagagaaaaattaaaatattatgaaggCTTTGGACATTGTACGTGCTGTAAAGGTCAAGTTCCAATCATTTAGGGAGAATTGATGGAATGATCTTTTTAATGAGATTCACAAGTTTTGTATTGAAAATTCTATCTATGTGCCTAATTTGAAAGATAATTTACTGATTCGTTGTCGGTCAAAACGTGAAGGTCAAATTATAACATATTCTCATCATTTTCTTGaggaaattttttttaaggttagtaatattttaatatactattcttttattattattacacttcataattttcttaattttaatatctttttcttatattaaattattgatgTGATTGTGCAAGAGATGAATGACCATTTCTCTGAAAGGAATGTCGAGTTGTTTTCTTGCTTAAACTGTCTTGATCCAGGACAATCGTTTTCTAGATTTGATGCATTGAAATTGCATTGTTTAACTACATTTGATTAGACGATGTTGAGCGATTGATTAGAAATATGCATACATGATGTGAGGCAAAATAATGATTTTGTTGAATTTGTGGGAATTGGACAACTTGTAAAGAAGCTGATTGAAAC is part of the Mercurialis annua linkage group LG3, ddMerAnnu1.2, whole genome shotgun sequence genome and encodes:
- the LOC126674775 gene encoding dihydroceramide fatty acyl 2-hydroxylase FAH1-like codes for the protein MVAQGFTVDLNKPLVFQVGHLGEAYEEWVHQPIVSKEGPRFFASDFWEFLTRTVWWAIPVIWLPVVCYFVSKSVRMGHTPYEIASMVGFGIFIWTLLEYSLHRFLFHIKTTSYWGNTAHYLLHGCHHKHPMDGLRLVFPPAATAILLVPFWNLIALFATPSTAPALFGGGLLGYVMYDCTHYYLHHGQPARGVPKDLKKYHLNHHFRIQTLGFGITSSLWDRVFRTLPPSKIVGKSI